The following proteins are encoded in a genomic region of Oryctolagus cuniculus chromosome 6, mOryCun1.1, whole genome shotgun sequence:
- the LOC103347875 gene encoding uncharacterized protein isoform X1 has translation MAGRTPWKSCTFDPGPLCSLSLPDGDPELLSPQLQAPYSRGTEPLSSPGLSQHAPAAQEYLPFFRTYGQLQDEEQLALRPAVYGDGGAALSQEDSAQPCGFFPYYHSQDKHFPSLAPPGWSHGASQDPLPTRVAQAGSCCRTSARDAHAATSAGSAYTPGSAHAPACCSLLLASAGCPCDCAPNAQLCRVRSLEAAGFVPYYRSHEERLRTSPGPPAPPSGSQEISRGLPRPGAATPKPPGPSHCSASGSTGLGSLSWRSRGKMMSPCPMSVPSLSSQEHPLLRPSWNPCQWAASSCTQSRTTGERQCCPVLRPPHSASTAWPRPGPSSGGRLSYRGVCTRTAWSCK, from the exons ATGGCAGGAAGG ACGCCCTGGAAGAGCTGCACGTTTGATCCTGGGCCACTGTGTTCGCTGAGCCTCCCAGACGGGGACCCGGAGCTGCTGTCCCCGCAGCTGCAGGCCCCCTATTCCAGGGGCACAGAGCCCCTCAGCTCCCCCGGCCTCTCCCAGCACGCCCCGGCAGCCCAGGAGTACCTGCCTTTCTTCCGCACCTACGGGCAGCTCCAGGACGAGGAGCAGCTGGCCCTGCGGCCCGCGGTATACGGGGACGGAGGAGCGGCGCTGTCCCAGGAGGACTCGGCGCAGCCCTGCGGCTTCTTCCCTTACTACCACTCCCAGGACAAGCAtttccccagcctggcccctcctggcTGGTCACATGGGGCCTCCCAAGACCCCCTCCCCACGAGGGTGGCCCAGGCGGGCAGCTGCTGCAGGACGTCAGCCAGGGACGCACACGCT GCCACCTCTGCAGGCTCGGCCTACACCCCTGGCTCCGCACACGCTccagcctgctgcagcctcctgctGGCCTCAGCAGGGTGCCCCTGCGACTGTGCCCCGAACGCCCAGCTCTGCAGGGTCCGCAGCCTCGAGGCCGCAGGCTTTGTGCCCTACTACAGAAGCCACGAGGAGAGGCTGCGCACCAGCCCCGGGCCTCCGGCCCCTCCATCGGGAAGCCAGGAGATCTCCAGGGGGCTGCCCAGGCCTGGTGCAGCCACACC GAAGCCCCCTGGCCCTTCTCACTGCTCGGCGTCTGGCTCAACAGGCCTGGggtctttgtcctggaggagcagAGGCAAGATGATGAGCCCATGCCCCATGTCAGTCCCCTCCCTGTCCTCCCAGGAGCACCCACTTCTCCGTCCCAGCTGGAATCCCTGCCAGTGGGCAGCCAGCAGCTGCACCCAGAGCCGCACCACAGGGGAGCGTCAGTGCTGCCCGGTGCTCAGGCCTCCTCACAGTGCTTCcacggcctggcccaggccgggGCCGAGCAGCGGGGGCCGTCTGAGCTACAGAGGGGTGTGCACACGCACAGCCTGGTCttgtaaataa
- the LOC103347875 gene encoding uncharacterized protein isoform X2 produces the protein MAGRTPWKSCTFDPGPLCSLSLPDGDPELLSPQLQAPYSRGTEPLSSPGLSQHAPAAQEYLPFFRTYGQLQDEEQLALRPAVYGDGGAALSQEDSAQPCGFFPYYHSQDKHFPSLAPPGWSHGASQDPLPTRVAQAGSCCRTSARDAHAATSAGSAYTPGSAHAPACCSLLLASAGCPCDCAPNAQLCRVRSLEAAGFVPYYRSHEERLRTSPGPPAPPSGSQEISRGLPRPGAATP, from the exons ATGGCAGGAAGG ACGCCCTGGAAGAGCTGCACGTTTGATCCTGGGCCACTGTGTTCGCTGAGCCTCCCAGACGGGGACCCGGAGCTGCTGTCCCCGCAGCTGCAGGCCCCCTATTCCAGGGGCACAGAGCCCCTCAGCTCCCCCGGCCTCTCCCAGCACGCCCCGGCAGCCCAGGAGTACCTGCCTTTCTTCCGCACCTACGGGCAGCTCCAGGACGAGGAGCAGCTGGCCCTGCGGCCCGCGGTATACGGGGACGGAGGAGCGGCGCTGTCCCAGGAGGACTCGGCGCAGCCCTGCGGCTTCTTCCCTTACTACCACTCCCAGGACAAGCAtttccccagcctggcccctcctggcTGGTCACATGGGGCCTCCCAAGACCCCCTCCCCACGAGGGTGGCCCAGGCGGGCAGCTGCTGCAGGACGTCAGCCAGGGACGCACACGCT GCCACCTCTGCAGGCTCGGCCTACACCCCTGGCTCCGCACACGCTccagcctgctgcagcctcctgctGGCCTCAGCAGGGTGCCCCTGCGACTGTGCCCCGAACGCCCAGCTCTGCAGGGTCCGCAGCCTCGAGGCCGCAGGCTTTGTGCCCTACTACAGAAGCCACGAGGAGAGGCTGCGCACCAGCCCCGGGCCTCCGGCCCCTCCATCGGGAAGCCAGGAGATCTCCAGGGGGCTGCCCAGGCCTGGTGCAGCCACACCGTGA